CCAATTTAATTAGTTCACATTTGGTTGATCAAATCCTAACTCAAGGCCGCCCACACAAAGAATTTAACTATTAGATTTGAATTCTTTTAGATTTCACCCACAACACATATAAATAGTTATCTTTCCATGTAGGGTCTACTTGATTAACCAAAGTACTTCGAGCAATCTAATGTATTAAGATAATCATGGATTATAATTACTTTACATGGTACAATTAAAATATCATATTTCCAATTCAAATAGAAAGTTCCAACAAACTGTTGATTGACCGAGGTCAATCAACTCTACCATCGATCGGTCAAGGTTCGATCGAAATCCACTTCGATCAAATGAAATTAATTCGAATTTCCAACACAACTCTTTAGACACTTTTTGTCCTTTTTGATTAATCGAAATTGCTTGTTTAATCAATCAAACTACTATGTTGATAGGTAGATATCATTCGAATTTCGGACTTTGGTTGCTCGACATTTTTTGGTCGCCTTTGATCAATCAATCCGATGCCGCTAGACATAGTCTGGCGAGCCGAATCTCACAACTTTTgggttttcttatttttcttatttctcttATTTTAAATGATTCATTGATCATATGAGACAGACCTGAACCATCCATTGACTTATAAAACCCCTCATTAAGGATGGGTCAATAGATCATTTAGATTCAGACCATCCATAGTCTCAACTTTTAGATCCAAGCATATATGTTATGTATGAACCTTCCCTTAATCTTTATGGTCCATCAAACGGTCAGATCCACCCATACTTTCTAGATGTTAAGTTAGATCTATCACAAATTATGCATGAATGGTGGGGATTAGATCAGATCCTTCAGATTACCATGTTAGAAACCAAGGTGCAAAACGATATCTACAGTTAGATTTGATTGATGGAATCCAAAATATGGTCAGATTGATATGAAAATTGGGGTTCTGGTATCGTTTGGCCCTTACGATCAAATGATTCATACATATCAGATTTACGGCCCTTAGATAAGACCACACCAATTTCTATAAGAAAAGACCACAACAtagatttggattccaaatcaTCTCTACCCGAGATTTTTTTATGGACCAATGCAATGATCATGTGGTCGATCAACATCATCAATTGCAAATATCGGGCAAAAATAAACTAATAgtataaaaataaagaaaggaaagattTTGGAATTTGGCAAAAGGTTATTATTACAGTAACAGGAATCAATCCCCTGATCTAACTATAACCAAGAGTCACAGCAACATGAGTTGAtccctcattctctctcttaACTAAAAGCATCTCATGCACCAACCAACTAAGTGATTTATTTTTTACTCTCattctaaaaattaaatttataatattaattataattCTAAAGTGTGCGGAAATTTAGGGTCGTTACAAAAAGAGtgtctgatttttcttttttcctttttacatCTCATCCAAGCCTACATTTACATTCTACCCACTCTTTACATGCTTCCGCTAGACAACGACTAGGATTGATGTTGAACACTTGTCTATGCACTCTGAGTCatagtctctctttctctctctctctctcttttttttttttttattgctttctttttattctttatatTTTACGTTGGTCCATCAAATTAATATTGATTGCATTGGTCTCTAAAGTCCGGCTCCAGATGTAGACTTTCTAAAACTTAGTGAAAtctctgaaaattttcaaaatcccatAAAGTAGAGACCGCAAGTTTTGCGGAGGAAAAtggtgcctaaccccttcattTTCCGTCATTGAGCCCCTTACTCGGAATCTCTACCCCACATACCAACCGTCAAAGTCACTTGAGTTGAGAAGTCTTGTTATTCCCTAGTTCACAAGTGATTTTACCATGCCTAGCCAATTGTGGATTCTAAGATTCATTTGGCCAGTGACGACTTCAAGTCAAACGTATCATTATACTTGAATCAAATACTACACCCTCTCTATGTATTAtggaaacaaaaattgaaaggtgAGTGTGTTGCTCCTACAGAATGTTCACAATGCCCTTCTTTAGCAGAGGTTAGGTGCAACTGAATGTCAAAGTGAGTGGACACCCTCCCATTCTGGTTATGCATAGAAAGTAAACCAGCTCATTCTGCCGGGAGTGTCTTTGTCAATAATTCATGTGGTAAAAGAGGAACTCTAGTGTAGAAACCATAATTGCCCTTATGCTTTGGGATTTTACGAAGATCCAAGTACTGCCTTTTCATCATGACTAGTATTTTGCTTCATTAATTTTTGCAAATTTAAATTTCTAATGAGGTAGTCACCACTGTGCTTCACAGCATTATGGGCATCCGACTATTACCTTTGGATCAAGAGACATGGACcctaattaaattttttatttttattttttaagttggaGGAAAATTTGGTAAAGGAAAAactttgaaaaaataaatttaaaatcccTTTGAAAACACAACATTTAGAAATTGGGTCAATGATAGATGTCGAACCCTTTGGATGAGTGGAGATTAAAATAATCTAGAACACTTATTATACCCAGCAGCCAAAACACCTactatgtggggctcaccgtatTTTGCCTATGATGTCCACTCCCCTCCATTAGGTGCTACTCTCATATCCACCCTATATTCAAAAAATCAACACACGGAATAATGTAACAACACGCCTAAAAACCTCTATGTTCACGTGGTTTGGCCCATGGGATCTTTGGATCTGACTAATCAATGGATTTTCCCATGGAATATAcaaaccatggtgggccacagacacAAGCCTATGGTAATCATCTCCTCCCCTTTTATGGTGGCCCAGACATCAGCATTTTAGGCCCTTCAATCCTAACCAAGGTTTCCCTCCTTGTAGTAATCAGTCTTCATTGTTCATTAACAAATTATCTCATGTAATGTTATTCCTAGTGCATATATAGATTGTTTGATCCTTCAGTCTCATTTGAACCGAGACTGTGGGAGTTCATCTCCTCATTTTATTTGATTCTAATTATGTACTACagatcatatttctttttggtaagatttaaaaataatcttgataacgaACAATCATCTCCAacacataattatgattaactaaaatgagaagtattcatttttaagtggcacccaaacagtcCCTTAATCATGAATCAAGAATGTAGCTAGATTCTAACAATTTTGATGAGTGGTATTTGCATTATGTGTAGTAGAACTATATGTAAATGCAAATAGTACAGATCTTTTCAACATCACAAACAACCCAAAAATTATTCATGATTATGATTTAAAACATTAATGGtgtgtttggttgtaccaaatatcatgaaatttcacaatAGTTGgcacaaccaaacacaccctttaaaaagaaaatcttcaTGGCATAATCCCTCGCTTGTACAGACCGTCCCCGCCGTCTGCCGGGGAATAACTATAGTTGGATTGTCTCAAATGATCAACTTCCGTGGACGTCAATACCTCCTTAGCATTCCAATACCATGGCCGAAGATgaacggaagaagaagaagaagaagaacaacaacatGGATGTAGCATTACAGAGCCCCAGTCTCTTCTTCCCAATTTCGCTTCCTTCTCTCTCCTCCTCACTAGCAATCTTCCAACATCTTCTCTGCGAACTTCAGATACCGTCCGGATTATAGCCATGCATAAGAGTAGCACTAGCACTGCATCTTCTTCAGGCGAGAACTCCACCGCGAAAAGCCTCCAATTCAGCAGAGCTGTGGCTCTACCATTTGGGTTCTCTGGAGTGGACCGCACAAGTGTGATGAATCCATCTTCATCGCAGTCATCTTCTTCATGTCCCGACTCTGCTTCTTTAACTTGGTACTGCAATTTCCTTCCAAGCAACAGCCTCACCTGCTGCTCATGTCAGTGAGTTAAAATGGTTTATCATGGCTGAGTTGACACAGTCACTGAGTTCGACTCAATAGATTACGACCCAACTAAGAACGTTGCGATCAATGCTATTGCAATTCTAATTAATTCAGAGTTTTTGATCTATAAGCAATGCCGATTATGCATGTCGTTCATCATTAGTAATCGGCATGGTTTAAATGCCTGGATGAGTGAGGTTGAGTGGCCGATTTTGACTCGGTAGGATGATCGACTCAATTCAAAAACTGTAAGCTGAGTCAACTCATATCCAAGATTTTGAAATATGGGTTATGTAGTGTTGATGGATAGAAACAATGGAATTCTGTTATATTCCAAACagatggagaaagagagaagaaattcACCTTACCGATTCATCGGAGCatccattttcgagctcaaaactTAGTCCCTCTTCCCAACAGATGGTTAACACGTCTCCGGTCGACAGACACCATGTCGCCTTCTTCTCTCTTGAATCTTCTTCTTTAGGTGTTGCTGTTCCTACTATCTTCTCTGCAGTGATGGCAAGAGAATAACCCAACATAGCTCCAGGTTTATATGAGAGAGAACTCCATATGTCAAGTGGAGCCCatctttcagtgatccagaccatcagatgatcctagtcGCTCGATGGTGTATGAATGGACAGTTAAACCGGAGAAGCCCTCGTGTTCTAGTATTTTAGTATTGCAACATGGAGTAGaacttcatggtgtggcccaccaacaatgGGGTGATCAGATGAAGTCTGGATCACTGAATAGATTTTTTTGGTGtggcagtgtggcccactcaattgcaaaaaatgagatgaaatctatcAGGTTCATCTCTTCTTACCAGGGGCAGTGCCGACGGACCCGGCCACGTATGACCATGAACCTTCACGGATCTCTATGATCCGGTCCTCCCATCGGACAGCTGCCGGAGTTTCTCCTCCTCTCCTCCAAAACCCTCCACCCACTCTGTAAAATCCCCATTCAGTCAGATTCAGTTAGTAATCCACAATACTCTGATTAATATAGTTGAATGGAAAATTATCAAGGGTGAGTGAACAAGGCCCTGTCATTAACGGATGGTGATAAGCTCACAAACAGTGGATTCATGTTATAAGGACCGATGTGGCCAATGTTTGTGAGAtttgatccattcatcaggtgggcctcttaGTAACTGTGCACCCAATGAGTTGATTGGCCTTATTTTCGCGCATTCAACTGTGGGGCCCAGATGATGAAGCAATCTCTACCATCTAATAGAGTAAGAAGAAGAAATGCATCACCGGATCCTGATCACAAAGCACTCCCTCCCAGCATGGTCCAGCACAGTTCTAGACAACCAACGGCCCTCCTGCGGCCGATACTGGTTCATCCTCAGTATCACATCCGAGATCATGGCGCCCGTATCGTCAGTCACTCTATCAGGCACACACTTCAGCAGGTATGGTGCTTGAACCGGAGGCGTGATCGACACCAAAGCTTTCATGTCCCACTCCACTTCTCTCACGACAATAAGCGACGTTGCACGTAACAGATCGTTCCACAAGAACACTATCATTTTCTGCATTTTGCTCCTCCCCAAACAGCCTCCTCGCTGGCGGATCTCCAGCACGACACCTCGGGTGCCAAATTCGCAGTAGAGATGCCACGTCTTTCTCCATGTTTCGGATGAGATGTCCAAGATGGGCTTGTCAATCTTTAGCTCTCTGTGACTTCTAACCGTCCGACAGCGGAGGAACGTCGTCTTTGGGTCCGTCACTTCCTTTCCGGTCCATCTTCCTTTGACAAAAATGCAGACCTGTTAGCAAAGGGGTGGACAGAAATCATTTACAGCCATGGACAATTCATTGTTGTAGAGATGAACTCATAGTTTAAAAACACAAAAACTCAGAAACCTTGGACAAGATTCTTGAATACTTGATTGAATTCTTTCTGGGTATTTCCAATAataattaatatttaaaaaataaaaatataatataaataatatagagTTTTGTTGAGTATTACTAGTTTTTTTAGCCGAGTCGAGTTTTTCTTCAGTCTTGGTGAAATCTGGGCGAGTCGACTCAACAGTCAACTCGAAAACTCAAACGAGTTCCTCAAGAACTCGCATTAGTTTTTtcaataatatttaatatttattatattaataaTGCTAAGTTGTGCCAAGATTagccaagttttatcgagttctGTTGAGTTTTATTGAGTTTTTTCCGAGTCGAATTGATTTTTGATCAAGTTGTGACCAGATCATTACAATAAATAAGGAATGCAAGTTGGTCTGAGATATTAGCTATTAACCAGGCTAATCAGCTGGACCATTCTTGGGCTAATAGTTTGAGTTCATGCATGGACTGGCCTACTAACCAAGTTCCAGATCCAACGTTAGACGGTCTGGTCGACCATGGACAGACTCAAGCCCAGGCACAAAGTGCAAATTCAGaagggtttattattattattatttattattattattttttaagtagATCGAGTCTTATAAAATTTTTAGGGGCAGCCAAGGTATACTATTAGGATCATTTTTTATGGCCACCAGTGATTTCAATTTTTACCGACAGTTAGTGATGACTGTCGGTAAAAATGTGCCAGTAATTCTCCACTTTCTTGTAGTGAAGATTGCTGAACTGGCTTAGGCTGACCCATTGCGGCCTTATGAACATAAGCTTCAACCAAAATAGGATTACTCTAAGTTTGCAGGCGTGTATAATACAGCTTCTCTTCATGACTCCACGTGTGATGGACATCCAAACTATCTACAATGTGTCCCATCTTATAGCACTGCATTGGAAATAGGTTAAAATGTTATAAAGCTTTGGCCAATTTTCGCAGTTGTACATATTTGCTTGTTAAATAGTACTCAGCTTAGTAAGTGGATATTAGAGGTATTTCAAACATTACAAaagttatatttaaaaaaatgaaaaaattatcTTTGTTTTGTCGTAGAGTGAAAATATTTTATTTCACATTAAATAGGAAGAAGGTTGTGATGTGGGTTATAAACCTTTGCTCATAAGAGACTTGCAAAATAAGCTATGTTATGCTTTGGCTTATATATATGAACATAACTGGACTGGTGACAAAACTAGTCTAGAAAGCAGTTAATATGTTGGGAGACTTCTGCATTATTAAGTTCTTTTATGAAATGTTAAGGTTGATTAAACACAAGCACTAAAGGAGGGATGAGGTTACTTAGTCAAATTTATGTCACAAACATTCTATGGCTTGTTTGTTTCAATGTAAGTACATATAATTGTATAGTAAAAACATCATAATTACATTCATTATCTGTTTGAAAAGAGAGGAATTACTCCAACAAAACTCAACCTTATTTTGTCATTGAAaccctgtgagccccaccataatatatgagttatatccacgctgtccattcattttttcatatcattttatcatGTGAGCCTAAAAACAGaacaaattcaaagctcaagtggattacaCTAAAGAAAATAGTGGGTTCAATGGTggcgtcattattcccactatgtGCCTCATTTtgtggctcatgccttaaaatgatctgaaatatgaatgggcggcgtggatataatacacacatcatggtggggccaacatggtctgcctcattttctgaGTCAAGATCTACCAAAAAAGTGTAGATGTCAGCATcatatattaattattattagCATTTAGCATTGCAGTTAATAAATGCTAAATTCAGGAAAATACAAGTAATTACATTgaaacaaacatgccctaaattctACACATGAATATTACTAGGTTAAATTTACATTGTGAAAGGTCACAAATACTCTAAATTCTATACATAGATATCTTGAAAGAAATTTTGGATAATaattttaggaatttgggttgaTCCACGCAAGAAAAACAGCTTGTGCTTTTTGGATTTCTACTCTTAGCATAGGTTTCAAAAATTGTGAATGAAAGCCTTGTTATTAGGAGAGAATTCTTTCATTTTTTACAAGTTTTATAACCAAAAGAGACAGGGCTGTTCATGAATCCAGGTTTGGTTGGGTTTCTATAGTACTCATACCTGAGTTAACCAAGTTCAATTCTTGTGGGTCCATGTCCAGTTCTTGAAGACTTGGACTAGGATCTGATCAGGCTTGGGTACCTGTTGGGTACCATCAGGTCTTTGGATCGAGGTTTCAAGTTAGATTCGggacaaataagagcatttacatggttaGGCCCACTCCATGGCACACGTATATACCATTTTGACATGCACAATGTATAAGCAGGCTCTCTTACATGTGCGAGGCTTAGGAAACTCCCATTTCTTTCATTAGATTAATCGGGTCAAATTGATGGACTTGAACTTAACTCGATGTTTAACCAAGTCCAAAAGGTGAGATCCAAACCTAACCTAATCTATTAATGGATCCAATAAATGGGACCCAGAGCCACTAAAATCAGGTCAggtctccaaaaaaaaaaaatttacattttgcCTCTTTCACATTTTAAGATCATATGATGTTGTAGAGCCCGCATGCTAGGATGATCCAACGATTGAAACCGTCCATATTATGGATGGTATGCTACATAGGTTATCCTAAAAAATCATGTTGGACAGATGATTCAAATATGTTTGTGTAATTTTGAATGGTTCATATTCAGCTCCTAAAAGAAACAACGAATCATAATTGGTTTATCATGATACAAATTAGCTATAGTAGCATCGAAAACATGGACAGCTCAAATCATCCAACCATCTTAGCATGAGGTCTGCCAATGTAGTTGTTAGAGGATAGGATAGTTATATGCAGTGGTGCATGTATGGTTGTATATACTATAGATAATTATTTAGATAGATTTATGGTATATATCTACTAAGATTCCTATAAATTTCTCGCAGATTTCCACTTTTTCTATATATTCTCCTTATTCTCAATGCAATAAATAAGTTATAGTTTCCACCATGTAGTTTTCCATGCGTAACTTAGTATAAGAGCTAAATTCCAATCCTAGGACATGCTGATTATGAGTGCTAACTACCCTGAGTGGCAAAATAGGCAACAAAACAAACCTGAAGAGGCCCACTTCACAATTTGTGAAAATTGTATTAATACCGAAAACTCCAAAATTGCAAAATATTTGTCTTTGCTTTTGAAGTAACAACACGGCAAACAAGCTGTTAAGCAATTGGGTAGTagactcttatttatttatttttattaaatgcctCTTGCTGCCATTCAAGATCACCAGCATGTCTCACACTATTGGGGCCAATGTATTGAGATGGGACGGCGATATAAACCATTCACCATTTTACAATTCAATaatgatctagaccgttaattttaatttataaagttgaatgtgggccattgaaatcttcttttgTAATGTTCTAAATTCATAAACAACGGTGGTGTCATTGGACCAAACTTGACAATGAGTGGGAATAGATCTAAAATTTGAACCCATTGAGTAGATCTTGGTTGAGAAGTTCAACCCACATTACTAAATGGGTTGGCTCTGGAATCTCTCAGAAGTTAGGCTTATATAGACTCAATTTTTAAATGAGTCCAATTTGAGCCATTCTAAAATGGATTTGACCCAAGCTCACGAACAAATAACATAAGAATGTCTAAAATTTGGATTACCACGGAAGAGAGTCCTTGGATGAGATCCAATGGATAATAATACATCCACATTCTCTTGGACCTCACTGTTTTCAATCTTGATATAACTAATATATTTGGAGCATTATTTGAAGAGAATCGCTTTATTGCTCTTGGGCACACTATAAGATATAGTGCTCTCATTGCATTTAATTGTATTGGGGCACATGGGttgtccaatccattgattaatTGCTCATGAGGCCTAACTATATTTTA
This DNA window, taken from Magnolia sinica isolate HGM2019 chromosome 14, MsV1, whole genome shotgun sequence, encodes the following:
- the LOC131225499 gene encoding uncharacterized protein LOC131225499 isoform X2, whose product is MQGKNGNINDSTPSLSKISDPGGILVTVDLVPAARRHISFLTAIADSSWLHHTPTLLQAIRRYEEFWMPLIFNLSDGLSKPPMLWPPIDIEWVWYCHCLNPVNYRKYCRSRFLKLIEKPAIFDDENEEYALIRCREIWTIRYPSEPFDLEPVSDTFDPNVADTGLLEMVIKCGSLYLKFSEPFMSETVYLIAAKHRYKRFLSVLERYRDENTTRLVPTCDIHLMWMTHMSFPCRYEEDLKEMEGDLERVVGGLEGVKKEEVEETKKLWERTFDQPYERAGATFDWISSKKWPISWDVLDADVNSKYKALEPRFLLEVCIFVKGRWTGKEVTDPKTTFLRCRTVRSHRELKIDKPILDISSETWRKTWHLYCEFGTRGVVLEIRQRGGCLGRSKMQKMIVFLWNDLLRATSLIVVREVEWDMKALVSITPPVQAPYLLKCVPDRVTDDTGAMISDVILRMNQYRPQEGRWLSRTVLDHAGRECFVIRIRVGGGFWRRGGETPAAVRWEDRIIEIREGSWSYVAGSVGTAPEKIVGTATPKEEDSREKKATWCLSTGDVLTICWEEGLSFELENGCSDESVRLLLGRKLQYQVKEAESGHEEDDCDEDGFITLVRSTPENPNGRATALLNWRLFAVEFSPEEDAVLVLLLCMAIIRTVSEVRREDVGRLLVRRREKEAKLGRRDWGSVMLHPCCCSSSSSSSVHLRPWYWNAKEVLTSTEVDHLRQSNYSYSPADGGDGLYKRGIMP
- the LOC131225499 gene encoding uncharacterized protein LOC131225499 isoform X1 — translated: MQGKNGNINDSTPSLSKISDPGGILVTVDLVPAARRHISFLTAIADSSWLHHTPTLLQAIRRYEEFWMPLIFNLSDGLSKPPMLWPPIDIEWVWYCHCLNPVNYRKYCRSRFLKLIEKPAIFDDENEEYALIRCREIWTIRYPSEPFDLEPVSDTFDPNVADTGLLEMVIKCGSLYLKFSEPFMSETVYLIAAKHRYKRFLSVLERYRDENTTRLVPTCDIHLMWMTHMSFPCRYEEDLKEMEGDLERVVGGLEGVKKEEVEETKKLWERTFDQPYERAGATFDWISSKKWPISWDVLDADVNSKYKALEPRFLLEVCIFVKGRWTGKEVTDPKTTFLRCRTVRSHRELKIDKPILDISSETWRKTWHLYCEFGTRGVVLEIRQRGGCLGRSKMQKMIVFLWNDLLRATSLIVVREVEWDMKALVSITPPVQAPYLLKCVPDRVTDDTGAMISDVILRMNQYRPQEGRWLSRTVLDHAGRECFVIRIRVGGGFWRRGGETPAAVRWEDRIIEIREGSWSYVAGSVGTAPEKIVGTATPKEEDSREKKATWCLSTGDVLTICWEEGLSFELENGCSDESQVRLLLGRKLQYQVKEAESGHEEDDCDEDGFITLVRSTPENPNGRATALLNWRLFAVEFSPEEDAVLVLLLCMAIIRTVSEVRREDVGRLLVRRREKEAKLGRRDWGSVMLHPCCCSSSSSSSVHLRPWYWNAKEVLTSTEVDHLRQSNYSYSPADGGDGLYKRGIMP